The stretch of DNA GTATATTCTGAACCCACTGTAAacattattgaactttatgtgCTTTGTTACTAATGATGAGATAAACAGGCAACATGACTTTAGTTTCTCCTCCCCTGGCTACCGTAGCACCTTTGCAACTCATATTTATGTCATATTTGATGTCACTACCTCATGAATTAACAATATCAGGTTTCCAAATTATGTGTGCACGCGGTCTAAATTTATGAAGGCTGTTTACGTAATTACGTGAGTTATTTGAAAAATGAGATAAACGGGCAACTTAAGTTTCCACCGAAACTCAAGTTATACAAGTTGTGGCAGCAAAACAGTGGCTAATAATCTTGCATGCCTTTTCAGGGACACTATGTTAAGCATAGCCAGGCATTATGAAACTGGAGAATCTCTTGCAGAAGAGACATGCTTGAGAGTTCTTTCTGCAAGAACATTTAGGGCCGGTTCACTATTGCTTCGTCAGGTAAACTTAAAGCTAAAACTGTGAAAGGTTTTTTTATCACTTTTTTCTCTATCTATTAATATGGCCATTGAGAGTACCTTTCTCTACTATTTCAGAACATGTAATGCTTCTTTCTTGATGATTGCTCAATGGTTCCAAGACCATCAGAAAATAAGATTCTTGAACGGTTGAACCCTTTGATATTAGAGTTCAGGTCCAAGGCTAGGTGGTGTCTTATCGAAGGGATTCCTATGGCTAGCCATACGTCTTAGCTGTCAAAGGCTTCCTATGATTTAATATGGTAGAatctaaatatttgaaaataattataGTAGACGATCAATTATGTAATTTACAAACTATTGAACATCAATAGAACAAATAACCATTATCTATGAGAAAATAAGATAGTATCAGCCAACACCCCTAGTGGTCTAGTGGCACAAACCTCTCCCAATTGAGGATTAGCCAACACCCTAGTGATCTAGCGGCACAAACCTCTACCAGTTGAGGAAAGGCGTGGTTTGAACCCACATTAAAGCAAAAATCTCCCCCCACACCCGGGCTCATCTTTCAAGGCCAAGCCCTTGCTTCTAAGCACAAGGGTTGTCTATGCAAAAGGACGGGCCTCGATGGGCATTGGGCTTAGTTGCACACCCCATGTGGACTTGTAATAACTATGctcaaactttattttccttTATAACTGCTTTTTGAGCATTATTGATAAGATAAAAATGACTTATCTACCACCATATACGTCCAACTAGGAACAAAGAGTACTCTTTGATGCCTTGGGTGTTAGGTGACTGTCACCACTAGTTCATCATAACTATATTTCGTGGTATATTTGTATGATTTTCAACACCATTTCGTGCTTGCAGCTACGTTATGCTAGCTTGGATTTGGAGCTACATTCAAAATATGATCCACGTGCGGCAGAGTCGGTACATGACATAGATCAGAGAATAGGAAAAAAGACTCATGTAATTCCTTTGCTTCCACAAGACAGATTTCTTTGTAGTTTTAGCCATATCTTTGCAGGTTGGCCGACTGCGTATCTTCTTTCATCCAATCCAGATTCATGTTCGACTGTGATTTGACATTTTTTTTACCATGTATGTCCAAAAtgcagataaatatgcagctgGATATTATAGTTATCAGGTTGATTCCCTAACTGATTCTTTGAGATATCTAGTTactcatttaatattttgaaaaaaagaaCCCCCACTAATTTTTTCGCTTCAAAGTTtgcttgaactttgatcaaaattATGATGTTTCAGTGGGCAGAAGTGTTATCTTATGATGCTTTTTCAGCATTTGAAGAAGGTGGTTTGGACAATGAACATGTTGGTATTTTGGCTCCAAACTTTTACCTGCATCGTGTATCTTTTTTTAAATTCAGGTTCAAGTTTAAACTTGATGCATCTTCAACAGGCTATTAAAGCAATGGGCGGTAAATTTAGAGAAACAATCTTGGCCATTGGAGGTGGAAAATCTCCTAATGAGGTACTTGTAACACCAGATCGCGTGTTATCATACACAAGTTCTCTGCAAATGTTAATCAGAATCCattatctcacacaagttttcgtCTAATGTTAATCAGAATCgattatatttataaatttatgctGATATTGTCAGTCGAGTTATATTTTCATTTTGCTTCTCATTCAGGTGTTCATGGAATTTCGAGGGCGCGAGCCTTCACCTGATCCATTTCTCCGTTACAATGGTTTACTACCTGTTGTTGTACCTTAGCGATTCTCAAGTCCTTCAAAATAATGCAACAAGAATCCAGGCATGCAACGCCATTGTCCTCCAAGCCTCGTGGCATTCGATATTCGAAGGCATTTTAAACCAGTTTGTCCATCTTTGATATAGAATAAACGAGGTGATTTTCGATATATCGAAGAATTCCGTATTGCGAAAAGAATACTGGCATTGATTGGTGCTTGCGATTCCTCAAAGAATTCCATAATGCGAAAAGAATTAAATTCTAATTTATTACTGTTCTCTAACAAAgtgttatattatattttaatatttaatttttttagaaatatcTCTATAGAAGTTTGATTAAATAAATGAATCTGCTTGAAAATATAACTTATTTATAGTTTCAAAAGCTGGgtgtaatttttaaaattttaatttatgctGATGTTCATTGTATGTtatcaaaaataaattattaatcaaTTATTCAAATCGTTAATATTGAGATTTAATTGTAGTGTCTCTtatatagatattttttttttcaatgtaATTAGAGTTAACCAATCAATTTATAACATAAGAAAATAATCAATTTACTTGATGATATATAATCGTACTAGAATAGTTGGgtagttttatttttatttcttataacgatatattaatttatatttatagacTTGAGTTCTTACAAATCACCACACAACCTAATTTCGATTATTTCCCACTTTTGTTTAATTTTCCAATAATTTGTCAAGATAAATACTCAAGCCTATAAATAATTACACAACCCACTAGTTTTTTTTTAACCGCAAAACTTGTAATATTATTGAGATTGAAAAGTATCATAAATTACAAGATTTACAAACCAATAAGGAAAATCATCGGGCATCCAAACAAAGGAAGTTGGGTGAGAAATAACAAAAGACGTTAGTGAATCTGCGACGACGTTCGCAGTACGTCGAATGTGGTTTCATTTTGTTGATTCAAATTAAACCCTCCGATCCATTATGTTATAGGGTAGGTAACTTAAATATATAATCAAACAAAGAAGTGCAGCCCGATAATATTGCCATCGGAGTTATTCGGGTAGTATTTTTCTACCATTGTTGCCAAACTTTTGGTTATAAACATTTtatgggcaaaaacttgtgtgagacgatctcactggtcgtattttgtgagacagatctcttattgagtcatccatgaaaaagtattactttttatgctaagagtattactttttattgtgaatatcgataaagctgatctgtctcacagataaagattcgtgagaccttctcacaagagacctactccatTTTCAAAAGCAAGAAATcgaaacgataattttttaaaataaaataaaataactagGGTTAGGTCATATGCGGCAATAATAAAtagaaatattaaaataaacattaaaACCATCACCATAACTATTATGGTGAAaacaataattatttatatatgtattacaaactctatctatatataatataaaaataaaaattagattTCCCATTTGACAGAAAGGGCCTTGGCTAATGTTGGTAGGATCATACTTACGTCTATATATTAGAACTTCTAATGTGACAATCAGTATTGGAAAACTAAGGAATCCTGCAAGCCATACGATGCCTGCAAATACTTCGGCAGATGATATGAGCATCGGCAGACTTGGCCGTGACTATGGGGAGCCTCAGCCGCAACATCGGCAAAGGATCAGCAATAAGCCCAGACACGTACTCAGAACGCATCTGGAAAAAGATGATGACATTGTACATGTGAAGAGCTTAAGTGAAAGTAGCTTATTGTATGGTCTCTATCAGTTTTCACGTCCATATACCATACTCGGAACGGTGAGTAACATTTTTTTAAACCGCTACGGCGGTGTCAGCTAGCTAGATTCGAAATTTCAAGCAACGAGGGGTGGCTTGCTATATTTTTTAAGGGATGAAACTTATAATAATATTTCTAGAGAAATAATTATGGATCAGATTTGAAAGTTGTTTTGATTTGATCAATATCAGTTAGAGCTACTTATTGACAACATAAATGGCAGATTCTGGGCATAACATCAgtttccactctggccttgaaTTCGTGGACTCAAGTGTCACCTTTTTTTCTTTTGGAAGTGTTCAAGGTTATAACTCTTTCTAGCTAGAATATCTTCCATTTCATCTTTAACGCGAGCTTGTGTGTATGTATTTCTTCCTTACGGAAAATAGATCAATAAGTTGTTTTGTTTTGGCTTACATAATTTCGATATGAAtagtaaaattttaattttagtccGTTGACACCAAATACGTCTACAATATCCAACACAATTTTAGCAATTTATTAGTGTTATGTCAGGACATCGACGAAAGAATGATGAAAGTAAAAAATTACAGAAAAAGACTAACTTATTGAACTAAGAACGAACTTTTACTATTTAAAAGACAAAAAACTAGAACAAACCAAGTGACATGATAAGGGGCGGAGCCACCCTTGGGCTAGGGTGGGCTCCAGCCCCaccaacattttaaaaaaaaaaattagtatttaaattttttttaattttttttgtcaatattaaaaataaaacaaaatttttatcagtatttttttttaattattttttaagtctcacgtttaaaaattaaaaataaaacaatgacCACAAATCATAATTCATTAGTGTAATTGATTGGTTTAGTGTAATTGATTGGTTTATTGTCGTATGTTATGAAATTATGCAACTTTGAGATAAAAATTCGACAACTCaaaaattatattgaatatttagtTGTGATTATTCGAGTTGCAATAATATTATCTTATGATGTATATGAATTTTGGAGTTTGAATTTTTACCCTAAAAATCTTATATtgtacttttttattttaaacatgattattttaaaaaaaattaattaatctaatttttatattgtacttttttatttaaaacatgattattttaagaaaaaatctaaaatttcgATTAATCGTGTTACTAACCGAAATAATCGATTTTTTCGATTTGGTTTGTTAGATTTTCGTAGTAAAGTTCGGTCGGGTTGGTTTGTCGAAAAAAAGTTCAGTTAATTCGATTTTAGAAACTTCGGTTCGATTTTAACCGAACCTATTACTGTCTAATACAGGACGGAGTCAGCCCCAGGTACCTATGAATCCTGGCTCCGCCCCTGGACATGATCATTCTTGCAATGTTTCCTGtcttctttaaaatttttaaatttaagaataacttatttaaataattattattcatAAATGCCAAAGAGCAATACTGTATACATATATTGCCAGGTTCATGAAGTTTCTTGTTTGATCCATTTGCAGGCAATTGTTCCAACCCTTTTTATGAATATATTTGTGGTTGGACTCAACCAAATATATGATGTTGAAATAGACAAGGTAATGACTAAACTTCACACTTTCTTATGCATAGCTTTTGATTTTGATAAATGGAGATTTCAAATCCTTCATTTCTCAATTTAATCTCTTTGTTCACCTATTTTGTTACTTTTTGAAGTTTTAGTTTAAATTTGGACTCTTTGAACCTTTCCATaacatcaaatatcccaaaaagaaataaatcaaatgagTGCGAGAAAGaaaataatatgagccaaaggatatatatatatatatatatatatatatatatatatatatatatatatatatatatatatatatatatatatatttatattgttaaGAGCTTTTAAATAATAGATTGGAATAATATTAATGAAATTATATTAAAACTTTATAATAACCTGGTGActtgtttttaaatattataagaTCACACACAATCATACCCCTATTGAAATTTTAGTCCGCTATATAGTTAAATCTCAGTCttagtcatgtatgtttaattaatatatggaAATTGTGGTCCGATTTTGTCCGGAAACCCGGCTCTCCAGAGTTTGATGATTTTGCGTCGAATATTTCCTATGGTATAAAATTGAGGATCCTTCAACCAACTGTTCAAAGGGATTCAAGAGCATCTTCTTTTCAAATCGACATTTCTCAACCACATTTGAAATATCCCCAATTTTTATGCCTTGTAAGCAAGCTCCGACGTCAAATCATCAAACTCCGGTAAGTAGGGTTTTTCCGACCAAAATTGCCAAATAATAAACATACAGAACTAAGATTACAATTTGAATATTTAACGGCCTAATCTCAATTTTCCCTGATAAATAAGTTAAAATTCCGCGAGTGATTTTTATGGAATTTCATAATAGGCTTCACTCTCTACATCAAATATTTAAAccatcattatttttttttattttatcattaatttCTCCATTATATATACCAGTTAAATGAAcccgaaatataaatatatttttatttttattatacgaAATGCAAAATCtgattaattttgagcatactATATGTAAAAATTTATCACTTCTTCTTTTCAGGTGAACAAACCCTATCTTCCTTTAGCTTCTGGAGTAATTTCAATGAAGTTGGGGGTTGGAGTCGTGGTTATATCTCTTATAATGGTAACTAaattgttaattaattaattaatatatattccaATATGAGTAAAATACTTActcaattaattaattgatacaTGCATTGTGtataaaattgaaaattaaataattttgttcaacatgttttttaaaaaaatacatgagATAATTAACTTTgagattataatatatatattttcagagTCTTGCCTTGGGAATGATATCTGGATCACCGGCCCTAATGGTTGCTCTCCTTTGCTTTTTTTTATTAGGAAGTGTATACTCCTTAGAGGTGACACAAATCTATCTACATCTTTTATGTATTGAATTTAGTATATAGAATGATCCGGTTTCATTTTTCGTTCCACGACGGTTCATCCTAGCTATCAGGTCAAATGATTATCTGTCTTCGTGTTGGATTCGATGATTTTGAAACCGGATTAGTAGTTTTGTAGCCAATATTGAATTTGACTGAAAAATAACATGAATCGTATATGATAAATGAATAAACACGATTCGATTTAGAATCTTTTTGTAGTTGATGATTTACTAACCTTCCTTCCGACGATATGTAATAATGCTTCACAATGATCCGATGTACATCATGAATAAAAATGAATCGATCTGCACAGTCCAAATGCTTTTACAATGGTGATAAACTTTCGTGTTTGCTAAAAAAAATGGAAGTTAAGTCTGGCCGCCTTTTTGTTTATAATGTCTCGGCCAACCCTTTGCTTATTTTGATAACttttttaaggcaaaaacttgtgtgagacggtctcacgggttgtgttttgtgagacggatctcttatttgggtcatccatgaaaaagcattattttttatgctaagagtattactttttgttgtgaatatcggtagtattgatccgtctcaaaaataaagattcatgagaccgtcttacaagagacatactcctTTTTTAAATTAATCACTATCCAAAACAAAGGAAAGATAGGAAATCGTGATATGGAAAACTACTCCCTCCAAAACATTCGAGTATAATATTTGAATGCATTTGGGTCGGGTGGGGTCGGGTGGGGTCAACCCTcatgggagacccgataacctGGTTTTATTTCCTATAAAATTGAACGATCTACTTTTGCTTCGTAGTTACCTTTTATGAGGTGGAAACGAGATCCATTTCTTGCAGCAGCAACCATTGTAATAGCTCGGGCTCTAGTGGTTCAATTCGCTTACTTTATTCATATACAGGTATTTTACAAACTTTACAATTAGTCGCAAATCGCAATATAAAAAATGTATACTTTATTAGGATCGACCAATTGATAATAAATGGTCGATACTACTAGAATGATTTTTCTTTGGATAATAGATATTGTAACTGTTATTATTGTGGTTGGTTTAGTAGGTATTCTCTTTAATGGTTTATATTCCGGATTAGGTTCATCCCTGTAGTAATCGGATGAATTGAGTTGTTGACGTAAAAACCCTGCATGATTCCCTTCTTTGTTTGTCTGATTTAAGGGGAAAGGGCCCGTTGGATTCTTAAGAATCGATCTTTTTTTGGTATGCATGACAAAGTTGATTTAGTTCTCTGCTGTTTTAAATAACTCCATTCTATTTTTCTGATTGATGATTCTTTTTAGAAATATATGGTCAATAGTAACATTgttacttttatttttatgttttaatttttgGAGACATCGTATGAGTTCCAATATGAAGTCTCATTTATTTGAGGGAGTTGGATCAATCGATATACATCATGTCgtattgaaattatttttagaaTCTATAAATTACATTTTTCACACATAAGATTAAAAGAGATTTACCAAAATCATCCTCTAAAATAACTTTTTTATTTTGGTCATTAAAATAGTCAAAATTTAGTATTATTTCaacgagtttttttttttaattttttttagagtaTTGACATAGACTGGATTTGAAAGTAATATCTGACACGTAAACAATGTTTGCTATCATTATTTCGGTACTTCATCCAATAATgcctaaaaataaaaataaaaataaaaaaaaacaaaaacaaaacaaaaaagaaagagaaagaGAAAATCAAATTATGTGCACCAACACTAAATCCTATGTAGACCAAATTGTAAGATGATTCTTATAGTTTTTTCCTATAAGATAAAATAGGGGCGAGGAAAAATGCTAAGATTAAATACctatcaaatttaaattaaagatataatttttttagagTATATCTTTTGTGAAACGACCTCATggatctttattcgtgagacggatcaaccatgGTCATATTTGCAATAAAAAGGTTAAGCTTTTGGCATAAAAGGtaatatttttatggatgacccaaatagaatATTTGTCCCACAATATTGACTCATGAAACTGTATCACAAgagtttttttgaatttttttataggGAGATCCTGATAGAACACAACTAACTATTTCACATGTGCCGACAAAAAGCTATCATCCCAtctcgattaatttttttttgaaaagattataaaaataaacattGCACACTTCAACTATATAAAAAAATGTATGTGCGCGCGTGATTAATTCGTTATTTAAATCTTCGAAGTTTTCTTGATATGTGCAGATGTACGTTCTTGGTGAACCATTAGTGTTTTCCAGGGGAGTTATATTTGCGGCTTGTTTCATGTTCCTATTTGCCAGCGTTATTTCCTTGTTCAAGGTACTTATTTCTTACATAATATTACATACAATATATTAGGTAAAACAAAACTtgtatttttgtaaatattaataTACATGTAAAAAAAATCGGAAAAAAATCTATATATTTCTTAAATAATATGAAATATTGTAAATTAATTAATAGAAAGTCCCTAATGAAATATAATAGTCTAAAGTATAAACATTCCACTGGATAatatatttagaaaaaaaatgtaTGTAACGAGAACacgattaaattaattaatcatatattacctttaattttaaaattatatataaaaatgcttaaaatcacattattaaaaaaaaaacttaaatccacattaattctttaaaaaaaaaaaccttacaGGACATACCTGATGTTGAAGGAGACGAAATGCATGGTTGTAAATCATTCAGCGTCATGCTTGGACAAGAACGTGTAAGTGATACGTAATTTCTTTCTtagaaaattataatatttattctgTATATTTGTTTTTGTGTGATTTCGATTCATCGTATGGTCAAGACTAAGTCATAGTCTCTtaccttttaattttttttttttagttttagttttttatgtaattttagTTTTTAATACTATGTGTCATTGTACATGTCAGCGCCACATCAtgaattactaaataaaatttttaatattatttttacaatatatatatatatatatatatatatatatatatatatatatatatatatatatatatatatatatatatatatatatatatatatatatatatatatatatataagagacTAAAACCTTAAGTTTTGTATATTTAAagggtaaaaatttgtgtgagacggtcttacgggtcgtattttgtgagacgatctcacgggtcgtattttcgtgagaccgtcttataagagacctactctatttAAAATCGCAATGAACAGATTTCGAATTCTCtcatttattttaatgatttttcCTGTCAATTTTGAAGGTATTTTGGATGTGTATTAACATACTTATGGCGGCTTATGGTGGTGCCATGGCCACAGGAGTTTCTTCCTCTTATTTATCGAACATAATTGTCACTGTGAGTATTTTCCCTATGGTCTAATTTTAATATCTTATTTACTGGATAAATATCAtcgattaaaaaaatattaatttatttattattaaaatcaaGGGTAAATTTGCTTTAAATTCATACACTCAAACTTAAATTTGCATTCAGTCTGTTTCTATTAAAATTATGTATTTGTAGTCTCTGATCCACAAGAAAATATATTTGCACTACGTGAGGTCGCATCTTTTTTTCAGATGAAACTCGGtacaaaacattaaaaatatgatactgatatataatatttgagtACCAACTGTGTCAGATCTTtactgatatatgatttttgaatatcaaacaCATATAACAAATATTGGTATTGTTTGACACAGTTTAATTTTCTATAACACTTTAAGTCAACAAGGAAGCAAGCAAAAGTATTCTctttattcttaaaaaaaaaaagagcatCGTCTCTTTACAATAATagtttattaaaaaaacatattatgagtttttttttctataaaaattataattttgtttttcctTTTAAGTCTACGATTAAATTTATCCCGTACCCTTTTAACAtttaatagtaataataataataataattattattattattatatatgtaGGTTTTGGGTCATTTTTCACTTGCATCTCTTCTCCTGTATCGAGCCCTCCAGATTAATATATCCACTGCAGGATCTCTCCATGGTTTTTACATGTTCATTTGGAAGGTAAGTAGACATGTATGCTGctcaaatttaattttgttcCAATTTATTTTGAGATTTAATACATACATACACACACTCACGTGTGTAAAAAATTAACGGTAAACCTAAAGTGTATAAAGATATTAGGTGGTGATTATTTTACTTTGAGATTATAACAATACACTTTTTGAGAAATCGACGTCCGCGATGGATCAGTTTGAATCAAACCTAGcctcaaaaaaatttattactCAATAATTTGAAGATTTTGTTCCATGAAAAGTTAGCTAGCTTAAGCCTAATGCATGAATCCTTAAACATTTTGTGGGTTTTCAACTATCAAACTAACTAAACTTTGCTATTATTGTGGCAGCTTTTCTATGCAGAATATTTCTTGATTCCTTTTATGCACTGAGACAGAGAAAAAAAAGGAAGTTTTCAAGTTTAAAGGAGAGCTTGCTGATTGTTGAATCTGAAGTTTCTTTCTTATATTTTGTCTTTATCAGTATCTTATCATAATTTCATCTGTTCTGAGTTGTAAGACAAATATTTaaagaataatatatatatttacatgaACATGAGTTGGTATATGATGACACAACAATATTTCTCGGTTTTAATGTTTCAAAAGTTCGCCAACATCAATTGTACTTGTGTTTTAATCTGATTTGGGAAACGAACTATGAATAATTtcttgttttgatttgagttggGATATAGATGCCAAAACTGACTAACAGAGCTGGCCATCTTTTGGCGGGTTGGAAAATTATCGGCTCAACCCACCTATTGTAGATGGCCGGAATGACCGATCCAACAGACTTAGCCAATTTTATATGTAATTTGGCAGGTTGGTGCAGGCTGCTAGCAACCTGCCTCAATGCACTACAATGCTGGAGGGTAGGCCCACTATTTTGATAGGTTAGAAAATTTTCAATTCAATCCAtctattttatggatgttcggagaatgaatactcctacgtcaccccttcttccttctTAAGAAGGTTTTCAATAAAAGACTTTGGCTCTACAAACTTTTTGCAACAGCCcactccaatcaggacttattACACTGTctgttttggaactcttagtgatcactttataCTTCTGGATTTAAGAACACTTTGTTGGGGAAAACCCATAAACCGCAGAATCCATCACGTTAAATaattaagaatttgactgaaaacttAAGCGGAAGCGTACTTGAAGCCATAATTCTGAATTGTTTAGAACGTGTCTTGATCTTCCAGATCTACGCGCTCTTTCCTTGAGAGAATCATTTAGTTTCTCTTAagaactattttcttaatgGGTGAGAGAATAGTGAAAGTAACAACGCGAGATCTGGGGACCATGACCCTTATTTATAGATAAAGTTTACCAAtatcttctgatatttctgttttagcccatcataaaaacagaaattacacTTATGTCTCTATACATTAAAGGCCCACAACCCATTAGATACATTAAAGCCCAATAATCCGAAACATTAAttgatcactttattttgggcttaacttaatagacaacccacaacacataattattcacatataagcccATATAAATAAATTGATCCACCAATCTCCCACTTGGGCTATATGTGCAACTTTATAATTATGTTTGTGAAAATAACCTTATGAGCTCAAAATTGTTGTCATTCCGAAATGTATCTATAACCAATCCGGTCCATCAATTACATCAATATAGGATCAAAGCAGTCTTCGCTACACTAAGGTAACTAGACCCATCAATTGTCACATATGCCAACACAACTGAATGACATGGATCATGAAGTGGATGTGTAGCATGGAAATTTCATGCAATGTGACCGTAACATGCCTATTTCCAACTGGTCCTCCCTTTAACTTTATTGAGATCAAACTTTAAATCATAATCAGAGTGTGACTTAACttgaaatttatttctgcagaaaataaatttacataACTGTAACTGAAAATGTCTACAACTgaaaaagcatttaaaataacaaactcCCACTAAAACTGAATTTCCTCAATTGACATAACACCC from Primulina eburnea isolate SZY01 chromosome 6, ASM2296580v1, whole genome shotgun sequence encodes:
- the LOC140833445 gene encoding probable homogentisate phytyltransferase 1, chloroplastic isoform X2; its protein translation is MPANTSADDMSIGRLGRDYGEPQPQHRQRISNKPRHVLRTHLEKDDDIVHVKSLSESSLLYGLYQFSRPYTILGTILGITSVSTLALNSWTQVSPFFLLEVFKAIVPTLFMNIFVVGLNQIYDVEIDKVNKPYLPLASGVISMKLGVGVVVISLIMSLALGMISGSPALMVALLCFFLLGSVYSLELPFMRWKRDPFLAAATIVIARALVVQFAYFIHIQMYVLGEPLVFSRGVIFAACFMFLFASVISLFKDIPDVEGDEMHGCKSFSVMLGQERVFWMCINILMAAYGGAMATGVSSSYLSNIIVTVLGHFSLASLLLYRALQINISTAGSLHGFYMFIWKLFYAEYFLIPFMH
- the LOC140833445 gene encoding probable homogentisate phytyltransferase 1, chloroplastic isoform X1, yielding MPANTSADDMSIGRLGRDYGEPQPQHRQRISNKPRHVLRTHLEKDDDIVHVKSLSESSLLYGLYQFSRPYTILGTILGITSVSTLALNSWTQVSPFFLLEVFKAIVPTLFMNIFVVGLNQIYDVEIDKVNKPYLPLASGVISMKLGVGVVVISLIMSLALGMISGSPALMVALLCFFLLGSVYSLELPFMRWKRDPFLAAATIVIARALVVQFAYFIHIQMYVLGEPLVFSRGVIFAACFMFLFASVISLFKDIPDVEGDEMHGCKSFSVMLGQERVFWMCINILMAAYGGAMATGVSSSYLSNIIVTVLGHFSLASLLLYRALQINISTAGSLHGFYMFIWKVSRHVCCSNLILFQFILRFNTYIHTLTCVKN